Proteins encoded together in one Vibrio metoecus window:
- a CDS encoding ElyC/SanA/YdcF family protein, which produces MNKSLLTLAITSVMAFSLPCSVIAKEKVVQPSVEYSQFVTQRQVVDQLLQDALIAFKSPARVSHAGFTAKMPSNMEIVTQRLLEAYQLEPYRTDLLISAANAQIYNKNVDQAIELFNQALSVAPDDVDVHSYLAVWQKFKGNEVAYQQHMKAVESLNLGRAADLQHIIETVDRIIATPLKAEATQKLGQDGAIVTLGYALNPDGSMHEILIKRLETTLAMAKANPDAVIVLTGGVPQNHKTEGKLMADWLVEHGVSATRIIEENYATSTVDNALFSSYALARHGIKHATIISSASHVRRGQTLFEIASWQTGPRGITFDTVSYPDKPLSELETASSGELLGIYRDALRTYGMWSYRSYPLESR; this is translated from the coding sequence ATGAATAAATCGCTACTCACACTCGCTATCACCAGCGTTATGGCTTTTTCCTTACCTTGCTCGGTCATCGCGAAGGAAAAGGTGGTGCAACCGAGTGTTGAATACAGTCAGTTTGTCACTCAGCGGCAAGTGGTCGATCAACTTTTACAAGATGCATTGATAGCCTTTAAGTCTCCGGCGCGAGTCTCCCATGCGGGTTTTACCGCTAAAATGCCAAGCAATATGGAGATAGTCACTCAAAGGCTGTTAGAGGCTTATCAACTGGAGCCGTATCGTACAGACTTGCTGATCTCGGCGGCTAACGCGCAAATTTATAATAAGAATGTTGATCAAGCGATCGAGTTGTTTAACCAAGCGTTGAGTGTGGCTCCAGATGATGTTGATGTACACAGCTACCTTGCGGTATGGCAAAAGTTCAAAGGTAACGAAGTCGCTTACCAACAACACATGAAAGCCGTAGAATCGTTGAATCTTGGCCGAGCCGCTGATCTGCAACACATCATTGAAACGGTTGATCGGATTATCGCCACGCCTCTGAAAGCCGAAGCCACACAAAAACTGGGGCAAGATGGTGCCATTGTGACTTTGGGTTATGCACTCAACCCTGATGGTTCTATGCATGAGATCCTGATTAAACGATTGGAAACGACACTTGCAATGGCAAAAGCCAATCCCGACGCGGTGATTGTTTTGACGGGAGGTGTTCCGCAAAACCACAAAACAGAAGGGAAGTTGATGGCCGATTGGTTGGTGGAGCATGGTGTCAGTGCGACACGCATTATTGAAGAAAATTACGCGACCAGTACGGTAGACAACGCGCTGTTCAGTAGTTATGCGTTGGCTCGTCACGGCATTAAACATGCGACGATTATTAGCTCCGCGAGTCATGTGCGCCGTGGACAAACGCTGTTTGAGATCGCCAGTTGGCAAACAGGACCAAGAGGGATTACTTTCGATACGGTGTCTTACCCAGATAAACCACTGAGTGAATTAGAAACGGCGTCAAGTGGAGAGCTTTTAGGTATTTACCGTGATGCACTCAGAACGTATGGAATGTGGAGTTACCGTTCTTATCCGCTTGAATCTCGTTAA
- a CDS encoding rhodanese-like domain-containing protein, whose protein sequence is MQQNWLKAIVTLFTAWISTGAHASERADLAWQMIREGALLVDVRTVEEYAQGHLDNALNWPLSEVETAFQSIAKDRPIVVYCRSGNRSGMAQKYLMDQGYTQVHNGGGYDELQRAVRLVDATPDQ, encoded by the coding sequence ATGCAACAAAACTGGCTTAAAGCAATCGTCACACTGTTTACCGCTTGGATCAGCACAGGAGCGCACGCTTCTGAACGCGCGGATCTCGCATGGCAAATGATACGAGAAGGTGCGTTATTAGTTGACGTCCGCACCGTTGAAGAATATGCCCAAGGCCATCTCGACAATGCTTTAAACTGGCCACTCAGCGAGGTAGAGACGGCGTTTCAATCTATCGCGAAAGATCGACCGATTGTGGTTTATTGTCGCAGCGGCAATCGTTCAGGGATGGCTCAAAAATACTTAATGGACCAAGGTTACACACAAGTACACAATGGCGGTGGCTATGATGAGCTGCAACGCGCCGTTCGCCTAGTGGATGCCACACCCGACCAATAA
- a CDS encoding oxidoreductase → MQERALKVGVIGYGYSAKTFHLPFIEALDSLMLVAISSSQQQTVQQAHPQVAYYDTAERLITESAVELVIITAPNDVHFSLAKLALEQGKHVIVEKPFVTRIEQGKTLIELAQQKNLVLSVFHNRRWDGDFLTIKKLIGDGRLGEIKLFESHFDRYRPIVRQRWREQAQEGGGILFDLAPHLLDQALALFGLPQSLSADCRIMRPEASTIDYFDLQLYYPQHVVRLHANLYSPEPNVRYQVLGSLGKFVKYGLDPQEDRLKAGVAPSTPEWAQETPEQFGMFYHAEGSEVIPTEQGGYQHYFQQVVAAIRDGEASPVSAESALRSIQLIELALESSAQGLRMAIAQDGE, encoded by the coding sequence ATGCAAGAAAGAGCATTAAAGGTCGGCGTTATTGGTTATGGATATTCCGCAAAAACCTTTCACTTACCGTTTATTGAGGCATTAGATTCGCTGATGCTGGTGGCGATCAGCTCTAGCCAGCAGCAAACCGTACAACAAGCGCATCCTCAGGTCGCGTATTATGATACCGCTGAACGGCTGATCACAGAAAGTGCTGTTGAATTGGTGATTATCACCGCACCGAATGATGTGCATTTTTCTCTCGCTAAACTGGCGTTAGAACAAGGTAAACATGTGATTGTGGAAAAGCCCTTTGTTACGCGTATTGAGCAAGGCAAAACCCTCATCGAATTAGCACAACAGAAAAACCTAGTATTGAGTGTGTTTCATAATCGACGTTGGGATGGGGATTTTCTGACCATCAAGAAACTGATTGGGGACGGCCGACTAGGCGAAATAAAACTGTTTGAATCACATTTTGACCGCTATCGCCCCATTGTTCGCCAACGTTGGCGTGAACAAGCCCAAGAGGGGGGCGGCATTTTGTTCGATTTAGCCCCCCACCTACTTGATCAAGCCTTAGCGTTGTTTGGTCTTCCACAATCGTTATCGGCGGATTGCCGAATTATGAGGCCAGAGGCAAGCACGATTGATTATTTTGATCTGCAATTGTACTACCCGCAACATGTAGTGCGGCTGCATGCCAACTTGTATAGCCCTGAACCCAATGTGCGTTATCAAGTGCTTGGTAGCTTAGGTAAGTTCGTCAAATACGGCTTGGATCCACAAGAGGATCGTTTGAAAGCGGGTGTTGCTCCTTCTACTCCCGAATGGGCGCAAGAAACGCCAGAGCAGTTTGGGATGTTCTATCATGCAGAGGGAAGCGAGGTTATTCCGACTGAGCAAGGCGGGTATCAACACTACTTCCAACAAGTTGTGGCGGCGATTCGTGATGGTGAGGCGAGCCCAGTGAGTGCAGAATCCGCGCTACGCTCCATCCAACTGATTGAGTTGGCCTTAGAGAGTAGCGCGCAAGGCTTACGAATGGCTATTGCTCAAGATGGTGAATAA
- a CDS encoding dicarboxylate/amino acid:cation symporter translates to MNTKKPLSLTAKVILGMVAGILTGFAIRALFAGNGFVDAYIVNGLFDVGGKIFIASLKMLVVPLVFVSLVCGTSSLKDLSTLGRMGSKTLGFYLATTAIAITLALTMGSLFQPGAGADLTAASNFTSAEAPSLGKVIVDMFPTNPISAMAQGNTLQIIIFAVLFGVAISAAGKPGERIAQVFSDLNEVIMKLVAMLMHLAPYGVFFLMAKLFTGLGLGAILNLAEYFVVLAGTLLLHAFITYGLMLKTFAGLSPLVFFRKMEDAIMFAFSTASSNATIPITMETVKNRLGVDNKVASFTVPLGATVNMDGTAIMQGVATAFIAQAFNIDLTMTDYLMVILTATLASVGTAGVPGVGLVMLAMVLNQVGLPLEGIALIMGVDRLLDMIRTAVNITGDACVSCIVAKSENAFDEARFSDPKAGEKEEAVHLSQA, encoded by the coding sequence ATGAATACCAAAAAACCGTTATCGCTCACCGCCAAGGTTATTCTTGGTATGGTAGCCGGTATTTTGACTGGATTTGCGATTCGCGCCCTGTTTGCAGGAAATGGATTTGTAGACGCATATATCGTTAATGGACTGTTTGATGTTGGCGGAAAGATTTTTATCGCCAGCTTGAAAATGTTAGTCGTACCACTGGTGTTTGTTTCCCTAGTCTGTGGTACCAGCTCACTGAAAGATCTCTCGACCTTGGGACGCATGGGTAGCAAAACTTTAGGCTTCTACCTTGCAACAACCGCAATTGCGATCACGTTAGCCCTAACCATGGGTAGCCTATTCCAACCCGGAGCCGGCGCTGATCTCACTGCCGCCAGCAATTTTACCTCGGCGGAAGCGCCCTCACTGGGCAAAGTGATTGTGGATATGTTCCCAACCAACCCGATCAGTGCAATGGCGCAAGGCAATACCTTGCAGATCATCATCTTTGCTGTGTTGTTTGGTGTCGCTATCAGTGCCGCAGGCAAACCGGGTGAACGCATTGCTCAAGTATTCAGTGATCTGAATGAAGTGATCATGAAGCTGGTTGCGATGCTGATGCACCTTGCGCCATACGGTGTATTTTTCCTCATGGCGAAATTGTTTACCGGTCTTGGCCTTGGCGCCATTTTGAATCTGGCCGAATACTTCGTGGTGCTGGCAGGTACGTTATTGCTGCATGCTTTTATCACTTACGGCTTGATGCTGAAAACCTTCGCAGGTCTAAGCCCGTTGGTGTTCTTCCGTAAAATGGAAGATGCCATCATGTTTGCGTTTTCGACCGCATCATCCAATGCCACCATTCCTATCACCATGGAAACGGTGAAAAACCGTTTAGGTGTTGACAACAAAGTGGCTTCTTTCACCGTACCACTCGGTGCTACTGTCAACATGGATGGTACCGCGATCATGCAAGGTGTCGCGACTGCATTTATCGCCCAAGCTTTTAATATCGACCTCACCATGACTGATTACCTGATGGTGATCCTGACGGCCACGCTCGCCTCTGTCGGTACAGCAGGCGTTCCTGGGGTCGGCTTAGTCATGCTAGCGATGGTACTGAACCAAGTGGGTCTACCACTGGAAGGGATTGCACTGATTATGGGTGTCGACCGCCTACTCGATATGATCCGCACCGCCGTTAACATTACTGGGGATGCGTGCGTATCTTGTATTGTGGCGAAATCAGAAAACGCTTTTGATGAAGCTCGTTTCTCTGACCCCAAAGCAGGTGAGAAAGAAGAAGCGGTACATCTATCACAAGCGTAA
- a CDS encoding DMT family transporter, giving the protein MSFVHLLQLLCLAAIWGGSFLFMRIAAHSFGPAYLIEARVGFAALSLLLVSLLLKKSLPVRQHWRHFMILGLVNTAVPFLFFAYAALTLNVSTLSILNSTAPIWGAVIGFFWHGTPLTRKALAGLVCGVMGVAVIVGWDVAAIGQQATLPVICAALAAGSYGLATNYTKHAPQITAFENAHGSMWAACLWVAPLMWFIPLRAQPSSLEWGAVVLLGVICTGLAYLIYFRLVKAIGAASTLSVTFLIPVFGILWGYWILDESIGLNTFFGTLLVLTGTMLVTGFSLRKALLPH; this is encoded by the coding sequence ATGTCGTTCGTGCACCTTCTGCAACTTTTGTGTTTGGCTGCAATATGGGGAGGATCATTTCTTTTTATGCGCATTGCCGCACACAGTTTTGGCCCCGCTTATCTGATTGAAGCCCGCGTCGGGTTTGCGGCACTCAGTTTGCTTTTGGTTTCCCTGCTGTTGAAAAAGTCGCTCCCAGTGCGCCAACATTGGCGGCATTTCATGATATTAGGTTTGGTCAACACGGCCGTACCGTTTTTATTTTTTGCTTATGCCGCACTCACGCTGAATGTGTCCACGCTCTCCATTCTCAATTCAACGGCTCCCATCTGGGGAGCGGTAATTGGCTTTTTTTGGCATGGCACGCCATTGACGCGCAAAGCTTTAGCTGGGCTAGTTTGCGGTGTGATGGGAGTCGCGGTCATTGTCGGTTGGGATGTCGCCGCCATCGGTCAACAAGCCACACTACCGGTCATTTGTGCAGCGCTGGCCGCCGGCAGTTACGGCTTAGCCACCAATTACACCAAGCATGCGCCACAAATTACCGCTTTTGAAAATGCGCATGGCAGCATGTGGGCCGCCTGCTTGTGGGTGGCTCCGCTGATGTGGTTTATCCCGTTACGCGCCCAACCTTCGAGTTTGGAATGGGGAGCAGTCGTGCTATTGGGGGTCATCTGCACTGGGTTGGCGTATTTAATCTATTTCCGCTTAGTCAAAGCGATCGGGGCGGCATCAACGTTATCGGTGACGTTTTTGATCCCAGTGTTTGGCATTCTCTGGGGCTATTGGATCCTTGATGAGTCTATCGGTCTAAATACTTTCTTTGGCACGCTATTAGTTCTCACCGGAACGATGTTGGTAACCGGTTTTTCTCTGCGAAAAGCCCTACTTCCGCATTAA
- a CDS encoding methyl-accepting chemotaxis protein, with product MLLFNKALIHERDTLKQQLEQITQAHEQEVARLQAIIQQKDTEIRQINQDALLMSTLASNQLTGGALLDVIRNGLAENTQNLVAENQTLQEFGQLFNQTHHALEQLSQRTLEIDRQAKQNMQAANQLDQTASSIGNLVHTIQEISSQTNLLALNAAIEAARAGESGRGFAVVADEVRSLAAKAQQASEKIHELVGQVVSQTSDIKNSIVDNQTITQDMEVTASQIKSVVSEVLSRSKHMQFVIGMSTATMFLNTVKLDHAVWKHQVYKHLDEGNKEGHVATHHECRLGRWYFEGEGAKLYSHLPSFASLDKPHKQVHDAGQQALKAYASGNIASIINHLSMMENASFDVTSVIDRLLGEIIHHLEQ from the coding sequence ATGCTGCTATTCAATAAAGCCCTCATACATGAGCGCGACACACTGAAACAACAACTTGAGCAGATCACTCAAGCTCATGAACAAGAAGTCGCCCGCTTACAAGCCATCATCCAACAAAAAGACACGGAAATTCGCCAGATCAATCAAGATGCGTTACTGATGAGTACCTTAGCCTCCAACCAATTGACGGGGGGAGCATTGCTGGATGTGATTCGCAATGGGCTTGCTGAAAACACCCAAAATTTAGTGGCAGAAAACCAAACGCTCCAAGAGTTTGGCCAACTCTTTAATCAAACTCACCACGCACTGGAACAGCTTTCACAACGTACGCTTGAAATCGACCGTCAAGCCAAACAGAACATGCAAGCCGCCAACCAACTCGATCAAACCGCGTCTTCTATCGGTAATTTGGTTCACACCATTCAAGAAATCTCCTCACAAACGAATTTACTGGCGCTCAATGCTGCGATTGAAGCCGCTCGTGCCGGTGAAAGTGGGCGCGGATTTGCAGTCGTGGCTGATGAAGTGCGTTCCTTAGCGGCTAAGGCACAGCAAGCCAGTGAAAAAATCCATGAACTTGTCGGCCAAGTGGTGTCTCAAACCTCCGATATCAAAAATTCGATTGTTGATAACCAGACCATCACTCAAGATATGGAGGTCACCGCCAGTCAGATTAAATCGGTCGTTTCTGAAGTGCTTTCGCGCTCCAAACACATGCAGTTCGTGATTGGAATGTCGACCGCGACGATGTTCCTCAATACCGTCAAATTGGATCATGCGGTTTGGAAACATCAGGTCTATAAGCATCTCGATGAAGGGAACAAGGAAGGACATGTCGCGACACATCATGAATGCCGCTTAGGACGTTGGTACTTTGAAGGTGAAGGAGCAAAACTCTATAGCCATCTTCCAAGCTTTGCCAGTTTAGATAAGCCGCATAAACAAGTGCATGATGCAGGACAACAAGCTTTAAAGGCCTATGCTTCAGGCAATATTGCCTCCATCATCAACCACTTATCGATGATGGAGAATGCCAGCTTTGATGTGACCAGTGTGATTGACCGCTTACTGGGTGAAATTATTCACCATCTTGAGCAATAG
- a CDS encoding NUDIX hydrolase, with amino-acid sequence MIVTIDMICLRLAPTGIETLLVKRSNPNRPDCGLWAIPGGWVFDEDLSGQGGEPADKDFDSARRRICRQKIHTYPNFISDPLVDGNPKRDPSGWSISISHYALLNHSNVKQIEDAGMDRSRVDWFALESILLGKQPLAFDHVAQIQHAWKKLRAAVEYTSVVLFSLEHEFLVADIIDAYAKFGVEMNRMTVKRRLIDTGVIISTQRMAASSKGKGGKPATVYRLASNEVTYFQTCLRS; translated from the coding sequence ATGATTGTCACCATCGATATGATCTGCTTGCGTCTTGCTCCCACGGGCATTGAGACTTTATTAGTCAAACGCAGCAATCCCAATCGACCAGACTGTGGCCTGTGGGCAATCCCAGGCGGTTGGGTATTCGATGAGGATCTGAGTGGACAAGGAGGAGAGCCAGCGGATAAAGATTTTGACTCGGCACGCCGCCGCATTTGCCGGCAAAAAATCCATACCTACCCGAACTTTATTAGTGACCCTTTAGTGGATGGCAACCCTAAGCGCGATCCCAGTGGTTGGAGCATTAGTATTTCTCACTACGCACTGCTTAATCACTCCAACGTCAAACAGATTGAAGATGCCGGAATGGATAGAAGCCGTGTTGATTGGTTTGCACTGGAGAGTATTTTGCTAGGCAAACAACCCTTAGCGTTTGATCATGTGGCGCAAATTCAACACGCATGGAAGAAATTGCGCGCAGCAGTGGAGTACACCTCTGTGGTGCTATTTTCACTTGAACACGAGTTTTTGGTGGCAGACATTATTGACGCGTACGCCAAATTCGGGGTTGAAATGAACCGGATGACGGTTAAACGCAGGTTGATTGATACCGGTGTGATTATCAGCACGCAGCGCATGGCAGCTTCAAGCAAAGGCAAAGGTGGTAAGCCTGCAACGGTTTATCGGCTCGCGAGTAATGAGGTGACATACTTTCAAACCTGTTTACGTAGCTAA
- a CDS encoding EAL domain-containing protein — MAKGKAVISKIPTRIALAIFSAPLVVFLLTQQLWAPYVAQYLLNQKFSEINQYLDQRSLALDNMIQRQAQSVSFRCNIDDIRLIRDPQFYNRFVRLIGIESAQGVGCSTVGYPIQLPPMIGQTHINRDSENPLPTRFHLSATPKSQTASRELLVQYIEPRGRMFWVIDGSWAQEQLRQTCTDCFYLQFRFLDPTLSELAIQRGNPALAHQPSHISVHRTSGVAPFHSEQTLIAGEALEDFARQQTLVWGIPLTVLLGLLLASGYLILRNYRNSIEGLIEKGLRDEEFIPYYQPIIDSRTQEVVGYEVLLRWKKGHQMVPPGMFISAAENSGLIIRITNQLMHQVYRDLARLPTSCWVSINVVAEHLEQHHLSHFLEQLQWPYSERLKFELTERVPIKTMTQAQEEVFYLLKKGYQFKIDDFGTGYGGFAYLQNLQISSIKIDKMFVDTIDTSDVKISVLDSIIASAKQGNIEVIAEGVEGQHQVDYLAERGVYWIQGYFYAKPMPINEALAFHVTTRASTKMATNKT, encoded by the coding sequence ATGGCTAAAGGAAAGGCTGTGATTTCAAAAATACCCACAAGAATTGCACTTGCGATTTTCAGTGCACCATTGGTTGTTTTTTTACTGACCCAACAACTTTGGGCCCCCTATGTAGCCCAATACTTGCTGAATCAGAAATTCTCCGAGATCAATCAATATCTTGACCAACGAAGCCTAGCCTTAGATAACATGATCCAAAGGCAAGCGCAGTCGGTTTCCTTTCGTTGTAATATCGACGATATTCGTTTAATCCGTGACCCTCAGTTCTACAACCGGTTCGTCCGCCTGATCGGAATTGAAAGTGCACAAGGCGTCGGTTGCTCAACGGTTGGTTACCCCATTCAATTGCCTCCTATGATCGGCCAAACACACATCAATCGTGATTCCGAAAACCCATTACCAACCAGATTCCACCTTTCTGCAACGCCGAAAAGTCAAACAGCTTCCAGAGAACTCTTAGTGCAATATATTGAGCCTAGAGGGCGAATGTTTTGGGTGATTGATGGGAGTTGGGCGCAAGAACAGCTGCGACAAACCTGTACCGATTGTTTCTATTTACAATTCAGATTCTTAGACCCTACACTCAGTGAGTTGGCGATCCAACGCGGTAACCCCGCTCTCGCCCATCAACCCAGCCATATTTCCGTCCATCGCACTTCGGGAGTGGCACCATTCCATAGCGAGCAAACATTAATTGCCGGAGAGGCTTTAGAAGACTTTGCTCGCCAGCAAACTCTGGTTTGGGGTATTCCCCTCACTGTGCTATTGGGACTGCTGTTAGCAAGTGGTTACCTTATTTTGCGTAACTACCGAAATTCGATTGAAGGCTTGATCGAAAAAGGGTTACGCGATGAAGAGTTTATTCCCTATTATCAACCTATTATCGATTCCAGAACCCAAGAAGTCGTCGGTTATGAAGTATTGTTACGCTGGAAAAAAGGCCATCAAATGGTGCCACCCGGTATGTTTATTTCCGCAGCCGAAAACTCAGGCCTGATTATTCGAATCACGAACCAACTAATGCATCAAGTCTATCGAGATTTAGCGCGGCTCCCTACATCATGCTGGGTTAGTATTAATGTGGTGGCCGAGCACCTTGAACAACATCATCTTTCTCATTTTCTGGAACAACTCCAGTGGCCATACAGTGAACGGCTCAAATTTGAATTGACTGAGCGAGTACCGATCAAAACCATGACTCAAGCTCAAGAAGAAGTGTTTTATCTCCTGAAAAAGGGCTACCAATTTAAAATTGATGACTTTGGTACTGGTTACGGCGGATTCGCTTACTTACAAAACCTACAGATCAGCAGTATCAAAATAGACAAAATGTTTGTCGATACTATCGATACCAGTGATGTAAAAATCAGTGTGCTAGATTCCATCATCGCTTCTGCCAAACAAGGCAATATCGAAGTGATCGCAGAAGGTGTCGAAGGACAGCACCAAGTCGATTACTTAGCAGAGCGCGGCGTATACTGGATTCAAGGCTATTTTTATGCCAAACCAATGCCAATCAACGAAGCTCTGGCTTTTCATGTTACTACGCGAGCCTCAACCAAGATGGCCACGAATAAAACATAA
- a CDS encoding DUF134 domain-containing protein, whose protein sequence is MVRPKIPRRIGCHPQASCFKPNGIPLSELDSVTLAPDELEALRLVDQLGLQQQQAAVQMQVSRQTLANLVKAARFKVVECLLNQKALHIQSVENDSSD, encoded by the coding sequence GTGGTTCGCCCTAAAATCCCGCGCCGAATTGGTTGCCACCCGCAAGCCTCTTGTTTTAAACCTAACGGAATCCCTTTAAGTGAACTGGATAGCGTTACGTTGGCTCCGGATGAGCTTGAAGCCCTAAGGCTGGTTGACCAACTCGGTTTACAGCAGCAACAAGCCGCGGTGCAGATGCAAGTATCAAGGCAAACGTTAGCTAACTTAGTTAAAGCTGCCCGTTTTAAAGTAGTGGAATGCTTGCTAAATCAAAAAGCATTGCACATTCAGTCTGTTGAAAATGACTCATCGGATTAA
- a CDS encoding esterase/lipase family protein, translating to MNIVILHGLYMHGLVMQPLAQRLNKLGYQTKVLSYNTLAIDDEKVFQAMDDALNPDQVNVLVGHSLGGLMIKHYLRSRHPSLSMISHVITLGSPLKGASIVGKIQQMGLGAMLGNANLYGLELHQDHWELPQLLGSIAGTLPLGFRPLLLGGSPLCDGTVTVAETQISGMTDHLLLRQSHTGLVYSHQAAHQIDHFIRHNQFDHKKIPE from the coding sequence ATGAACATTGTCATTTTGCATGGTTTGTACATGCATGGTTTAGTGATGCAACCTCTTGCCCAGCGTCTGAATAAACTCGGGTATCAAACGAAAGTGCTCAGCTACAACACCCTCGCCATTGATGATGAAAAGGTGTTTCAGGCGATGGATGATGCCTTAAATCCAGATCAGGTTAACGTACTGGTCGGCCATAGTCTGGGTGGGTTGATGATCAAACATTATTTACGTTCTCGCCACCCATCTCTGAGTATGATCTCTCATGTGATTACCTTGGGTTCCCCCCTTAAAGGTGCCTCAATTGTCGGCAAAATTCAGCAAATGGGCTTAGGTGCGATGTTAGGTAATGCCAATTTATATGGCCTAGAACTTCACCAAGATCATTGGGAACTCCCGCAATTACTCGGCAGTATTGCCGGAACCTTACCGCTAGGCTTTCGCCCCTTATTACTCGGGGGATCACCCTTGTGCGATGGTACAGTAACGGTGGCAGAAACCCAGATAAGTGGAATGACCGATCATCTTCTCCTGCGTCAAAGCCATACCGGTTTGGTGTATAGCCATCAAGCCGCTCACCAAATTGACCATTTCATTCGCCACAATCAGTTCGACCATAAAAAAATCCCCGAATGA
- the pncB gene encoding nicotinate phosphoribosyltransferase: MNPRLFSPHIIRSLLDLDAYKINMMQAIHHFYPDVSVRYELIVRSDEDVSTLLDEIRQEITQLGSLRFSDADIHYLTQHAPHLKPTFLQSLRYFRFTPQEQVEIGILKQAGKQQLRIGIRGSWRDTILYETLVMAIVSEVRSRQRWADVPETLPISVLHNKLNHLKAEIARRGITNFSLTEMGTRRRFSSQVQRDVLACLKQEIPQWMLGTSNYHFAREFELKPIGTIAHEWFMGHQALVNERDSQQVALERWLAAFDGMLAIAPTDTLTIDAFLNDFNRHLANVYDGVRHDSGCPFRWGDKMIAHYQQLGIDPMKKLFIFSDGLDFEQALDLCEYFAGRVNISFGIGTFLTNDLAQWRNTAGVEYRPLSIVIKLAECQGRPVAKISDQPEKAMCEDPIFLANLKRRFNIELDVDALIQELRQQKRSPRHYISAA; this comes from the coding sequence ATGAACCCGCGCCTGTTTTCTCCCCACATCATTCGTAGTCTGCTTGACCTCGATGCCTACAAAATCAATATGATGCAGGCGATACATCACTTTTATCCCGATGTTTCGGTCCGTTATGAATTGATTGTGCGTAGTGATGAAGATGTCAGTACACTGCTTGATGAAATACGCCAAGAAATCACTCAGCTCGGGTCATTACGTTTTTCCGATGCAGATATTCACTACTTGACGCAACATGCGCCGCACCTCAAACCGACTTTCTTACAATCGCTGCGTTATTTCCGTTTTACACCGCAAGAGCAAGTGGAGATAGGCATTCTTAAGCAGGCGGGCAAACAACAGTTGCGAATCGGTATTCGTGGCAGTTGGCGCGATACGATTTTGTATGAAACTCTTGTGATGGCGATTGTCTCGGAAGTTCGTAGTCGTCAGCGTTGGGCTGATGTGCCAGAAACATTGCCTATCAGTGTGTTACACAACAAACTCAACCATCTAAAAGCAGAGATTGCCCGTCGTGGCATCACCAACTTTTCACTGACTGAGATGGGAACACGTCGCCGTTTTTCTAGCCAAGTACAGCGTGATGTATTGGCGTGCTTGAAGCAAGAAATTCCACAATGGATGCTGGGAACCAGTAATTATCATTTTGCCCGCGAGTTTGAACTCAAACCAATTGGTACCATTGCCCATGAGTGGTTTATGGGTCACCAAGCCCTAGTCAATGAACGTGATTCACAACAAGTGGCATTGGAGCGTTGGCTGGCTGCATTTGATGGTATGTTGGCGATTGCTCCAACAGATACCTTAACCATTGATGCTTTTTTGAATGATTTTAACCGCCATTTAGCGAATGTTTATGATGGTGTGCGACATGATTCCGGCTGCCCATTCCGATGGGGAGATAAGATGATTGCTCATTATCAGCAGTTGGGGATAGACCCTATGAAGAAACTGTTTATTTTCTCTGACGGTTTGGATTTTGAGCAAGCGCTGGATTTGTGTGAATATTTTGCCGGACGGGTGAACATTTCATTTGGGATTGGCACCTTTTTAACCAATGATTTGGCACAATGGCGTAACACAGCAGGGGTTGAGTATCGTCCCTTGTCTATCGTTATCAAATTGGCCGAGTGCCAAGGCCGCCCTGTTGCCAAAATTAGTGATCAGCCAGAGAAAGCGATGTGTGAAGATCCGATCTTTCTGGCAAACTTGAAGCGTCGTTTCAATATTGAACTGGATGTTGATGCCCTTATCCAAGAGCTTCGTCAGCAAAAACGGTCACCCCGACATTATATTTCGGCGGCATGA